In Drosophila innubila isolate TH190305 chromosome 2R unlocalized genomic scaffold, UK_Dinn_1.0 1_C_2R, whole genome shotgun sequence, the following are encoded in one genomic region:
- the LOC117785852 gene encoding unconventional myosin-Vb isoform X3 — MSSEEMLYAKGSKIWIPHAEQVWESATLEESYRKGAALLKVQTESGALKDIKVKPDGSDLPPLRNPAILVGQNDLTTLSYLHEPGVLYNLRVRFCERQIIYTYCGIILVAFNPYADLPLYGPNIIRAYRGHAMGELEPHIFALAEEAYTKLERENCNLSIIVSGESGAGKTVSAKYAMRYFAAVGGSESETQVERKVLASSPIMEAFGNAKTTRNDNSSRFGKFTKLLFRNHMGVMYLQGATMHTYLLEKSRVVYQAQGERNYHIFYQLCAARAKYPELVLEHQDKYQFLNMGGASDIERISDADQFNETVQAMTVLGFSIQQIADIVKILAGILHLGNIEVSKKYKDGNEEEDTEACEIFQNNMHLQVTADLLRINADDLRRWLLMRKIESVNEYVLIPNNIEMAMAARDALAKHIYAKLFQYIVGVLNKSLNNGSKQCSFIGVLDIYGFETFEVNSFEQFCINYANEKLQQQFNQHVFKLEQEEYLKEGITWTMIDFYDNQPCIDLIETRLGVLDLLDEECRMPKGSDESWAGKLIDKCIKFPHFEKPRFGTTSFFIKHFSDTVEYDVNGFLEKNRDTVSKELTSVMAQSNMSLCKQVMILEEVDTLSTDANKNTSTLGGRVVISANRKQQLNETRRRVVPSKQHKKTVGSQFQESLASLISTLHATTPHYVRCIKPNDEKIAFKWETTKIIQQLRACGVLETVRISAAGFPSRWLYPDFYMRYQLLAYRNQIDKSDMKQSCRNIVLKWIQDEDKYRFGNTQIFFRAGQVAYLEQVRANLRKKYITIVQSVVRRFIKRRRYLKLQAIISGVQRHARGYLARARAQKMREVRAALILSKYARGWLCRRRYLRLCHSVAGIQQYARGMLARTRFFAMRDYYRAVQIQRFVRGVLARRAYQKRRRSIIICQAAVRRFLARRQFKRMKAEAKTISHMENKYMGLENKIISMQQRIDELNRDNSNLKHKTSEISVLKMKLEMKKNLEFEFKNIKAACLDKDKLIEALNKQLESERDEKMQLLEENGHSQEDWCSQKQMWCMENEELRRQVDSMIEMAKNSEGNQKEREERLLAEIDNKELNEAYQRAIKDKEVIENENYSLKEELSRMQQHHNGLSSFGMRHARSASNASSQNDEDIGYGSAKNTLDINRPPDLINKSDSFFDSTSIVVKLRSILEEEKQKHKYLQEQYVKLASRNKPTEDSFRATCRTSRGGA, encoded by the exons ATGTCAAGCGAAGAGATGTTATACGCAAAG GGTTCCAAGATTTGGATACCGCATGCGGAGCAGGTCTGGGAGAGCGCCACGTTAGAGGAGAGCTATCGAAAGGGCGCCGCTTTGCTGAAGGTCCAAACGGAGTCGGGTGCTCTCAAGGACATTAAAGTGAAGCCGGATGGAAGCGATCTGCCGCCACTGCGTAATCCGGCCATATTGGTGGGACAAAACGATTTGACCACGTTGTCGTACCTACACGAACCCGGCGTACTCTATAATCTGCGTGTTCGCTTCTGTGAGCGCCAAATTATCTATACCTATTGTGGCATTATTCTGGTGGCCTTCAATCCGTATGCCGATCTGCCGCTGTACGGACCCAACATTATACGTGCGTATCGCGGACACGCCATGGGCGAACTGGAGCCCCACATCTTTGCCTTGGCCGAGGAGGCGTACACGAAACTGGAGCGTGAGAATTGCAATCTCAGCATCATTGTCAGTGGTGAATCGGGAGCGGGCAAAACCGTGTCCGCCAAATACGCTATGCGTTACTTTGCCGCCGTCGGCGGCTCCGAGTCGGAGACTCAGGTCGAGCGCAAGGTGCTGGCATCTTCGCCAATCATGGAGGCATTTGGCAATGCCAAGACCACTCGCAATGACAATAGCTCGCGTTTCGGCAAGTTCACCAAGCTGCTGTTCCGTAACCACATGGGCGTCATGTATCTGCAGGGTGCCACCATGCACACGTATCTGCTGGAGAAGTCCCGGGTGGTCTACCAGGCGCAGGGCGAGCGCAACTATCACATTTTCTATCAACTGTGTGCGGCACGTGCCAAGTATCCGGAACTAGTGCTGG AACATCAGGATAAATATCAGTTTTTGAACATGGGTGGCGCTTCAGATATAGAACGTATTTCGGATGCGGATCAGTTTAATGAAACGGTGCAGGCAATGACAGTTCTGGGATTTTCCATACAACAAATTGCAGACATAGTTAAAATACTCGCTGGAATTCTTCATTTGGGCAACATTGAGGTGTCCAAGAAGTACAAGGATGGCAATGAGGAAGAGGATACCGAAGCGTGTGAGATTTTT CAAAACAATATGCATCTGCAGGTGACAGCGGATCTGCTGAGGATCAACGCTGATGATTTGCGTCGCTGGCTATTGATGCGTAAGATAGAGTCGGTCAATGAATATGTGCTGATACCGAATAACATTGAGATGGCAATGGCCGCACGTGATGCACTGGCCAAGCACATCTATGCGAAGCTCTTTCAGTACATTGTCGGTGTGCTAAACAAGAGCTTGAATAATGGTAGCAAACAGTGCAGCTTCATTGGCGTCCTCGATATCTATGGCTTCGAAACGTTCGAGGTGAACTCGTTTGAACAGTTTTGCATAAACTATGCAAACGAAAAGCTCCAGCAGCAATTCAATCAGCATGTCTTCAAGCTGGAACAGGAGGAGTACCTTAAGGAAGGTATCACCTGGACCATGATTGATTTCTATGACAATCAGCCCTGCATTGATCTCATCGAGACGCGACTCGGTGTGCTCGATCTCCTGGATGAGGAGTGTAGA ATGCCCAAGGGATCTGATGAGAGTTGGGCAGGCAAGCTTATCGACAAGTGCATCAAATTTCCACACTTTGAAAAGCCACGCTTTGGCACCACAA GTTTCTTTATTAAACACTTTTCGGACACGGTTGAATACGATGTGAATGGATTTTTGGAGAAAAACCGCGATACGGTATCCAAGGAGCTAACGAGCGTGATGGCGCAATCGAACATGTCGCTGTGCAAACAGGTCATGATCCTGGAAGAGGTGGACACGCTGAGCACCGATGCCAATAAGAATACCAGCACACTGGGCGGTCGTGTTGTCATTAGTGCTAACCGCAAACAG CAACTCAACGAGACACGTCGAAGA GTGGTGCCATCGAAGCAGCACAAGAAAACCGTGGGTTCCCAGTTCCAGGAGAGTCTGGCCTCGCTGATCTCCACGTTGCATGCAACCACACCACATTATGTGCGCtgtattaaa CCCAACGATGAAAAGATTGCCTTTAAGTGGGAGACAACAAAGATTATTCAACAGCTGCGAGCCTGTGGCGTCTTGGAGACGGTGCGCATCTCAGCAGCTGGCTTCCCATCGCGCTGGCTTTATCCAGATTTCTATATGCGCTATCAGCTGCTGGCGTATCGCAATCAAATCGACAAGAGCGACATGAAACAATCGTGTCGCAACATTGTGCTCAAGTGGATCCAGGACGAGGACAAATACCGATTTGGCAACACACAAATCTTCTTCAGAGCTGGCCAGGTTGCCTATCTGGAGCAGGTGCGCGCGAATCTGCGCAAGAAATACATAACCATTGTGCAGTCTGTAGTGCGTCGATTTATTAAGCGACGACGCTATCTAAAATTGCAAGCCATTATCTCTGGTGTTCAACGCCATGCCCGTGGCTATTTGGCCCGGGCACGAGCCCAGAAAATGCGTGAGGTGCGAGCAGCTCTCATCTTGTCCAAGTATGCTCGAGGTTGGCTTTGTCGACGTCGCTATTTGCGTCTGTGCCACTCGGTTGCGGGCATACAACAATATGCCCGTGGCATGCTTGCTCGCACCCGATTCTTTGCCATGAGGGATTACTATCGGGCTGTGCAGATACAGCGCTTTGTCCGCGGTGTCCTCGCACGTCGCGCCTATCAGAAACGGCGCCGGAGCATCATCATTTGCCAGGCGGCGGTGCGACGCTTCTTGGCGCGTCGCCAGTTCAAACGGATGAAGGCCGAGGCAAAGACGATCTCGCATATGGAGAATAAATATATGGGGCTGGAGAATAAGATAATATCAATGCAACAGCGCATTGATGAGCTTAATCGGGACAATAGCAATCTGAAGCACAAGACGAGCGAAATTAGCGTTTTGAA AATGAAGCTGGAGATGAAAAAGAACTTGgagtttgaatttaaaaacattaaagccGCCTGCCTAGATAAGGATAAGCTCATAGAGGCTTTGAATAAGCAGCTTGAATCCGAGCGTGATGAGAAAATGCAATTGCTGGAGGAAAACGGTCATTCCCAAGAGGATTGGTGCTCCCAAAAGCAGATGTGGTGCATGGAGAACGAAGAATTGCGTCGACAAGTTGATTCCATGATTGAAATGGCTAAGAATTCCGAGGGCAACCAAAAGGAACGTGAAGAACGCTTGTTGGCCGAAATCGACAACAAGGAGCTCAATGAAGCATATCAGCGTGCCATCAAGGACAAGGAGGTGATCGAAAATGAGAACTACTCACTGAAGGAGGAACTGAGTCGCATGCAGCAGCATCACAATGGACTCAGCTCCTTTGGCATGCGACATGCTCGATCCGCCAGCAATGCATCCAGTCAGAACGACGAGGACATTGGCTATGGATCGGCAAAGAACACGCTGGACATTAACAGACCACCGGATTTGATCAACAAGAGCg ATTCGTTCTTTGATAGCACCAGCATTGTGGTCAAGTTGCGCTCCATACTCGAGGAGGAGAAGCAGAAGCACAAGTATTTGCAGGAGCAGTATGTTAAGTTAGCCAGTCGCAATAAGCCCACTGAGGATTCGTTCCG CGCAACATGCCGCACTTCAAGAGGAGGTGCGTAG